The genomic window ATCTTTTGCTCTTGAAGTGTTTTGATTAAAAATTTATGGTCTCGTTTTGGTGTGGCAAGAATGTAGCCTTTAATAATTAGGTCAAGATTAATTTTGTTTACATTGTTTTCTAATGCTAATTGTCCAATTTTACCAGCAATTTTCTGTTTCGCCACGTCACGGAATAGCTCAGGTACTGGGTTTACTAGAGTTTGTAATAAAGATTTGCCTTCATCCGTCCAAAGGTGGAGAGATTGTTGGATATAATATTCTTGCCAGTCAATCTCACTTTTACCATCTTCTTTAGGTAATTTTTTCAAAAATTTTCTAAACATGAAATATCCGCCTACAGCCATAGACCCACAGAGAAAAATAGACCAAAAAACTATAAACCACATAAACCAGCCTTGAAGCATAATTTCACCTCGTAAATATTTCTACTTGTATTATACATGAATTTAGTAGATTTTCGTAAGGGAAGACCTATAATTTGAAGAGAAATAATAATTTTATGTAAAAATGTTAAGTTAATGTAAAGGTTTTTAATATTATCTTTACAAAACGATACTTTTTGTTGATAATTAGTGTTGGATTTTGTCGAAGAGGAGTGTTTTTAGTGGATTTGCATGTCCAGGAAATGATTTTTCAGTTTTTTGGTGGTCTAGGTATTTTTCTTTTTGGTATTAAGTACATGGGTGATGGATTACAGCAATCTGCAGGAGATCGCCTTCGTGAAATTTTAGACCGCTTTACTACGAACCCATTAATGGGTGTGTTAGCTGGTATTATCGTAACAGTACTAATTCAGTCAAGCTCAGGAACAACAGCTCTTACAGTTGGATTAGTTAGTGCGGGCTTTATGACTTTACGTCAAGCAATTGGTGTAATTATGGGGGCCAATATTGGTACAACCGTAACAGCGTTTATTATTGGAATTAAAATTAGTGAGTATGCATTACCTATTATTGCAGTGGGCGCATTTTTAATCTTTTTCTTCAAACATAATAAAGTGCAGTCACTAGGTAAAGTAATCTTCGGTTTTGGTTCTTTATTCCTCGGATTATCATTGATGAGTAGTGGCATGAAGCCATTGCGTTCACTTGATGCGTTTTATGACTTAACGCTTTCAATGAGTGATAACCCATTTTTAGGTGTGGTTATCGGAACAGTATTTACTGTTATAGTTCAAAGCTCTAGTGCGACAATTGGAATTCTTCAAGAGCTATTTGGACAAGATCTTTTAACGCTTCAGGCCGCTTTACCTGTTCTTTTTGGTGACAACATCGGAACAACAATTACAGCTGTATTAGCGTCTATTGGGACAGCTGTTGCTGCAAGACGAGCAGCGTTAGCTCACGTAGTATTTAATATTACAGGAACAGTGGTGTTTTTAATCTTACTCGTCCCGTTTACAAAGTTTATTGCATTTTTACAGACTTCTCTAGGTTTAAATCCAGAGATGACTATTGCATTCGCTCATGGGACATTCAACGTAACAAACACAATATTATTGTTCCCGTTTGTTGGATTTATTGCTTGGATAGTTACTAAAGCTATTCCAGGAGAGGATTTAGTTGTTGATGGTAAGCCACAAAATCTTAACTATCTTATTATTGATCAAGCTCCATCTTTGGCACTTGGGCAAGCGAAAAAAGAAGTTATTCGCATGGGGAGCTTGTCTAAGCAAGGTTTAGAAGAAGTTAGACAATTCATGGCGAATAATCAGAAAAAACATGCTGATATTGCCTATGAAATTGAAGAGGCAATTAACAACTTAGACCGAAAAATCACTGATTATTTAGTAGCGATTTCCGGTAAATCGTTATCTCATGTTGATTCGGAAGTACATTCCTTCCTAATGGATGCAGTTAGAGATATTGAACGTATTGGTGATCATATGGAGAATATTGTAGAATTAATTGAGTACAAGGTCTCACGCCGTTTGCATATTTCTGATGAAGCACTAGAAGAGTTAAATACAATGATGCAATTAACAGCAGATACACTGGAAAATGCATTAAAGTCTTTAGATAAGAACGATTTGAAATTAGCAGAAGAAGTTTTAAATCAAGAGAAGCAAATTGATTCTATGGAAAGAATGTTGCGTAGAAGTCATATTCGTCGACTTAATGAAGGTGGATGTACTGGTCACGCAGGAATTATTTTTGTAGATATCGTAAGTAACCTTGAAAGAATTGGTGATCATGCAGTAAACATCGCTGACATGGTTATTGATATGAACAAAGTGCACGATATAAAAAAAGCATAATTAGAAAACGAGCACTTCATACAATTGAAGTGCTTGTTTTTTATATATTACAAGCATGCTAGCAATCACCAGTGTGATCCTTGCTAGAATGCAATAGATGGTAAAAAAATATATTCCTCAAGAAGTTGTATTCAAGTACTAGCAAACAATTTTAAAAAAACCACTCTCATGTCACAAAATATAGAAGGAGAGTGGTTTTAATATAGAGATTAACACATTCAATTAAGTGTTCAGACAAATCTCTTATTATGGTTTATTTTTCTAATCTAATCGATTCAGTTAAGATTTAAGCTACATGCTAGCATTCACTGCTAGAACTTTGATTCTTTATCGTAGCGTTAGACATGCCTTAATTAATGTCTAACGTATTTGACCGGTACCATGCATTAAAAATTTCACTGTTGTAAGAGCTGGTAAACCCATTGGTCCTCGAGCGTGGAGCTTTTGAGTTGAAATTCCAATTTCTGCACCAAATCCTAATGCTCCGCCGTCAGTAAAGCGAGTAGAGGCATTATGATAAATGGCTGCCGCATCAACAAGTGTCATAAACCTTGCTGCTGCTTCTTTGTTTTCTGTTACAATGGCTTCTGAGTGTTTTGTACCATATTGATCAATATGAGCGACTGCATCCTCTAAAGACGATACTAGCTTTACTGCTATGTCTAAGCTTAAGTATTCGTTTGCCCAATCATCTTCATTGGCAAGCTGTACAAATGGTACAGTATTTGCTAACTTTTCGTCTCCATGAATAGATATATTGTGCTCCTGTAGTGTTTTTAAGAACACGTCTTTATTGTTTTGAAACCATGCTTCATGCACGATCACTGTTTCCGCTGCATTACACACAGCTGGACGGTCCGTTTTTGCATTAATCAATATGGAGAGCGCTTTTTCAACATCTGCTTGTTCGTCAATATAAATATGACAGTTTCCAACACCTGTTTCCAGAACAGGGACAGTCGCTTTTGTAATAACGGCATTGATTAATGCTCCACCACCACGTGGGATTAATACATCGATATGCTCTTTCATAGTAAAAAGCTGCTCCGTTGCTTCTCGATCTGTCGTATTTATAAACTGTACAGCTTCTTTTGGAATATCAGTCTTTTCAAGTGCTTCATGCATCACGTCGACTATTGCTTTGTTTGAAGTGATAGCGTTCGAGCCACCTTTTAATACGATAGCATTCCCCGCCTTTAAGGCAAGACCAGTAGCATCGACTGTGACATTCGGTCGCGCCTCGTATATCATCCCGATCACACCTAATGGGACGGTTACCTTTTGAACTTGTAAACCGTTCTCTAATACCCAATCTGATTCAATGATTTTTGTTGGATCATCTAATTCAACCACCTGACGCAATCCGTCAGCAAACCCTTTGATCCTGGATTCATTTAATGCAAGTCTATCCATAAACGCTTCATCAAAGCCTTTATCTCTCCCACGTTGTAAATCTATTTCGTTAGCTTCTAATATCGTATTCTTTTTTTCTTTTAACATATTAGCAATTATGAGCAAAGCATTATTCTTTTGTTCTGTTGTTAATAGTGCTAGAGATTTAGCCGCTTTTTGAGCTTGCGCAGCTTGTTCTTTGACATCCATGTTTGTCTTCGTTAAGGTCATCAAATGCCTCCTATTGTTTTTTATAGTAAAGGCTGTGTTAAAGGTGAGTGTTGATTTTTACACTTAGTTGATTGTATTGTGGAGCAATGTACGCTATCAACATCATTGTTTAACAGTGGCCATAGTAAAAAAGGAATTATAAGAACCGTTTTTTATATAAGACGGTGCTTGATTTTATTTATAGCCCCACTGGAAGTGAAACTTTAATGTGACATACAAGATGATCAATAGAGACAGCTTCTATATTATTTCGACTGGAATTCGTTTCTTTCACTAACTCCTGTGCGGTATAATTGACAATACCAAGAGCTATTTGTTTTTTATGTGAATCTAGGATGCGAACAACGGCACCCTTTTTAAACTGACCTGCAATGTCTTCAATATCCTGCAAGTGTACCCCACCCGCTTGTTCCTTAATTCTGTTTTTTGCTGGCTCTTTTATGATAATTTCGCCTTCAGGTCCAGAGTTAAAGGCAATCCACTGCTGTCTCGAATCTAAATTAGTAGCATCTTTTTTCGCCTCAAAATATGTGCCTTTCGCTTTTCTATGAACAGCTTCATAAATAATATCAGGTGTACCTGATTTCCCTAGAAATGCTGGTATACCAGCAGCCATCGTTATTTTAAAAGCGTCTATTTTAGAGCGCATACCACCTGTACCAACTGCACTTCCTGGCTCTCCTGCCATGTCTTCAATGTCGCTTGTAATTTCTTCTACTCGATCAAGTAATGTAGCATTCTTATTTTTTCGGGGGTCACAATTATATAACCCATCTATATCAGATAAAATAAGTAGCTGGTCAGCATCTACTAACGCTGAAACTTTAGCAGATAGAGTATCATTGTCACCAAATTTCAATCGATTAATCGTGACTGTGTCGTTTTCATTCACGATAGGAATAATCCCTCTTTCTAACAATACATTAATCGTATTTCTTGCGTTGTTATATCTATTTTCATCGGAAAAGTCACTGCGTGTAATAAGTATCTGTGACGCTACATACCCATGCGACAAGAAGAGGTCAGAATAGGCTTCAATAAGCAAACCTTGACCGATTGCTGCTGCTGCTTGTTTTTCTGGTAATGAATTGGGGCGCTCTAAGCATCCTAATTTACGATATCCTGCTGCCACAGCACCTGATGAAACTAATAAGACTTCATGACCGTCATCTTTTAAACGAGCTACTTCATCAACTAATCTCTCTAATTTACGTCGACTAATTTCACCGTGCATACTTGTTAACGAACTGCTACCTATTTTAATTACGACACGTTTTTTCCTGCTGTCATGGGACATTCTATCACTCCTAGTACTGACTGTTTCTTGCCTGTGTATATTACTTTTTTAATATTTTTAGTTAGAGTTTATTGAGCTATAAGCATGCCTTTTAATTTTGCACTAATTTCCTTTGATTTTCGTTCTGCACTTTTGATAGCCTGCTTAATGGCGTTTCCTCCGCCGTTCTTGGAAAGTGCTTCTAGACCCGCTGCTGTCGTGCCGTTCGGAGATGTTACATTTTGTCTTAATTCGAATGGTGATTCTGTGCGTTCTACCATCATCTTCGCAGCACCTAATATCGTTTGTGCTCCAATTTCTCGTGCTAGCTTGGGTTCTAATCCGCCCTCCACACCAGCTTTTTCCATATGCTCCATGAGATAATAAAAATACGCCGGTCCACTTCCAGCTATACCTGTGAATATATCCATCTGTGTTTCAGGGATTGTATAAACTTTGCCTATGCTTTGCAGCAATTCTTCTGCTAAACGAATATGTTCCGTTGTAGCGTGTGTACCTGCTGAAATAGCTGTAGCTGATTCTTGTAACGTGCTTGACGTATTAGGCATAACTCGTAAAACGGATTGCCCACGTACCAAACCAGCTTCTAAATGAGCAGTTGTAATACCCGCTAACACAGATAATACAATAGTGTCTGGATGTAACGAATGTTTTAGTGATGCTAATACTGTATCAACATCTTTAGGTTTCATAGCCAAAAATAATACGTCAATTTTATCGAATGATAGTTCAGTTTTTGACATGATTGTTACATTGTATGTTTCTTTAATCTGTTGAAGTCGTTTTATGTTAGATCTGTTTGTAACGAATATTTTCTCACGTGGTACAACGTTTGTGCTCACCATACCAGCAACCATCGCTTCCGCCATATTTCCTGCACCTAAAAAGGCTACTGTTTTATCTTTTAGCAATTTTTTCACTCCTAGATATTGATGAAGTCGTCAAAAAATCAATTTTTTATAATCATTTGATCTATAATTGTGACCGTTTTTTGAACGTATTTAATCGTAACACGTCTGGAATTGTTATCAAGGTGTTTTCAGAAAGTCATATGGAAAAGGCCAAAATAGTGAGAGGAAGCGATTACATTTCATACTCAGTTTCTCTTATTACGTTATTCACGCTCAAATCCTTGAATTTAAGGAAATATAACAAAATTTCCGCGTTGCTTATCGCTATATTTAGTGCTTAACCAATGCCGGGATACAATATTAATGTATTAAAGCGACAAAGAGTATAGTCCTCAAGGAGTTACACTTAAGTACCTATATGTGTAATGAATAATCAAAATATTGGTTCTTGTTTATTCGTTCAAAATAAAGTGGTACAACAGAGTGGGGTACTAAGATAGGGGGATATTTGGGTGTTTTTGGGGAGTGTATGGTTTGTTATTGGTTTTGATGTTCTAATAGAAATTAGGAATGCTCTATATAATTGCGTTAGCGCTTAATTTGAGAGATTCACAAACACAGATAGCTATTGAAGAACCTGGGATTGCGATTGAAGTAGAAGATAAGTGGAAAAATAAGAACACCTTATTCAACAAACGTCGACGTAATCTACAGTTATGAAAGATTGGTGGTGATTTTTTTCGTACGTAAAAAAACTCCTTCATAATGAAGAGAGTAGCTCTACATAGCAAAGGAGGTTGAACAGTTTTATTTATATTTTCACACACGGTCAATATGTAAAAAACTATTTTTTACAAGGTCTTAAAAACGTTGATATGGCGGGACCGTCTGGGAATCGAACCCAGCGGAGACGACACGCGCCTCCCGAGCGGTTTTGAAGACCGTGGAGCGCACCAGCTACCCTTCCGACCCCGAATTAAAATAACATTTAATATTATATCAGTAGTATAATATAAATTCAATCTATGATTCTCAAGAGCTTGTATGCTAAGTGAAGAGGCCAATCAAACTTAAACCGGCTATAAATGTAATTAAGCTTAAGAAAATGACACTAGGAGACGATTAGAAAAATAAATGGTTAAGACAATATTTAAGTTCAATATGAATAAACCTAAAATAATAAAAAGGCTGCAAATACAAAAAGATGTCACCTCCTAAGCCAACTAACCATGGCGACCAAAATCTTTGTGTTAAACCTCGTCGTAATACTTCTACATACATAGGGCATATGGGAAGTGCTAAGCTTAACCCTAGAACTGCATAATACACGCATGTAACAAGTAAATATATACCTCACCTCAAAAAAATGAACTTTTCCTGCGAACAATATATGCTTGTACTTATGAAGTATGTGTAAATGGTGTTCTCTAAGTGAAAGGACTATGATTGTACATAAAAATTATAGAATTTGCAACATTGTTAGTATGATGGTTGAACTATTTTTGTTTTTTTCATAAAGTAAAGACATGACAATTTGAAAATGGTGATAATTGATGAATCAGAACTTTTTTACTCTAGGATTAGCAGGGCATATTGACCACGGAAAAACGTCGTTAACAAAAGCATTGACTGGAATAGATACGGATCGTTTAAAGGAAGAAAAGGAACGTAGTATATCTATCGAACTAGGATATGCACCCTTTGAATTAGGGGCGGACATGAAAGTGTCTATTATTGATGTTCCAGGTCATGAGCGTTTTATTAGGCAAATGATAGCGGGGGTAGCGGGTATTGATTTAGTCATTTTAGCAGTAGCCGCTGATGAAGGAGTTATGCCACAAACAAAAGAGCACGTAGAAATACTTTCTTTTTTAGGGGTCAAAAAAGGAATAGTTGCAATTACAAAAATAGATCGGGTGGAATCAGGATTTACGGATCTTGTAAAAGAGGATATAAAAGATCAATTATCCGGAACTATATTTGAAAACTCTCCAATTGCTTTAGTAGATAGTATTCATAATGTTGGAATAGATGATTTTAAATCTATTGTTTATGAACAATTGCTAGAAACGAAGCCAAGAAATGTTGACGCTGCTTTTCGCATGCCTATTGACCAAGTATTCAGTATGAAAGGGCAAGGTACTATTGTACGCGGAACAATCTATGATGGTAAAGTGCAGGAGGGAGACGTAATTACAGTTTATCCAAAAGGTAAACAGCTAAGAGTAAAGCAAATACAAGTTCATAGACAAGCTGTTCCTATGGCTATTGCAGGTCAACGTGCTGCAATAAATGTTGCTGGTGTAACGAAGGAAGAGATACATAGGGGGGAAGTTCTTACAACTGAACACGCCTATACTTCACATAATGTTATTGATGTTGCGCTTCATGTCGTTAACGACTTAGAGCACCCAATTAAACAACGCATGCCAATTCGCTTTTATACAGGTACCACTGAAGTATCTGGTCAAATTGTCTTTTTTGACCGAAATATTGTTGAACAAACAGATGGAGAGATTCTTTGTCAAATTCGACTTCAAGAGGATGTTATCGTAAAAAGGGGAGACCGTTTTGTTATTCGACGTCCATCTCCTGTAGAGACAATTGCTGGGGGGTGGATAATAGACCCAAATGGTGAGAGATACCGATTCGGTGAGGAGACTATTAATTCGTTGCGAAGTAAGCGTGATGGTACACCGCAACAAAGGGTGCGAGATATACTAATTGTTGAAAAATACTTAAAAATCGAGGAGTTAACAAAACGAGCCAATTGTAGTGTGGACATTCTAAAAAGAATGGAAATAGCAAATGAACTAATAGTTATTCAAGATTCTTTTTGTATTCTTCATGAGCAGGTGGCATCTCTTAAAGTTACCTTTACACAAGAAGTACAAACTTATCATACTAACTATCCGATGAGACCTGGTATCGATAAGGCACAGCTGTTAGCTCAAAGTCATCTTCCGAAAGTGATAGGAGATTTAATTTTATCTGTACTGGAAGAAGAAAATAAATTGTTACGAAAAGGCCCTTATATCTATACAAGTTCATTTCAAGCTCATTTCCCAAAGCAGTGGGCAAAAAGAATGGAAAGCTGTGTTGAAAGTGTTAGAAGAGACCAATTACAAGTAGCGCCTTTTATCGAGTATATTTCTAAAGCTGGTATCCCTACAAATGTGGCTGATGATTTCGTTAAATTTCTGATTGATAGTCAAATCTTATATATGTTAACTGATAAAGAATATATTCATCGTGACTCTTTAATAGAATCAATTCGAGCATTGAAACGTGAAACGGACAATACTTTTGATATTCAAGCTGTTAAAGCAGTACTTAACTTATCAAGAAAGTATGTAGTTCCATTTCTTGAACTATTGGATAAGCTCGATATTACAGTACGTAAAGATAATGTTAGAAAATGGAATAAAAACGCGAGTGATGTTTTTAATTAATTTAAAAAAGCTAGGAGCAATTCCTAGCTTTTTTATATTGCTTAAATCAAAGCGTTAGTGTAGGAGACATTCTGGTTAAAAGTTGATATGTTCAGTTTCTTTTAGCGACAATCTCCTACAGCACCTAGATCGCTGAGCGTGAGGCCTATTTTACAAAAATTGAGTAATCTTCTTTTGCTACAACGCTACCAATGATCCTTGTATAAGTATGACCATTGTTATGCATAGCATTCACGTAAGCTTCTGCTTCGTGAGCGGGTAAGCTAATAAATAGCCCACCTGATGTTATAGCATCACAGAGAACAAGCTGTTGGACATGGCTTATATGCTCTTCGTACTTGACATGTGGTTGTAGCCATGTGTGGTTGGATTTAGATCCGCCAGGTACTACCCCGTCTACTGCTAGTTTTTCAGTACCGTCTAGAACGGGAACTTTAGTAGAGTCAACAATAAAAGAAACATTACTTCCTCTTGCCACCTCGTATGCATGACCAAGTAGACCAAACCCGGTAATATCAGTGACGGCATTTGGTTGGAAAGATGATAAAGTTTCTGCTGCTATTTTGTTAAGTAAGGCCATGACATCCATTACTTCAACAGTTTGCTGTTCCGTGGCTACTCCGCGCTTAATACCAGTTGTCATAATACCAACACCTATTGGTTTTGTAAGGATAAGTGCGTCGCCTTCCTGTGCTCCAACATTTTTCCAAAATTTCCGAGGGTGCACAATACCTGTGACACTAAGACCAAATTTAGGTTCATTATCGTCAATAGAATGACCACCGACTATGATAGCTCCAGCTTCAGCCACTTTGTCTTGAGCCCCTTTTAAAATTTCAACTAGCATCTCGTTACCGAGTTTTTTTATTGGGTAACCAACGATATTTAATGCGGTTTTTGGTGTGCCACCCATAGCGTAAACATCACTTAAAGCGTTACTTGCGGCGATCGCGCCAAACATGTATGGATCATCAACAATAGGTGTGAAATAATCTACTGTTTGGATAATAGCTAAATCTTCAGTTAGTTGGTATACACCGGCGTCATCTGATGTATCATTACCAACTAATAAATTATTATCATAACGTTGTGGGGTTAATTGACACAAAACTTGTGCCAGGTCATCCGGACCAAGTTTACAGCCTCAGCCAGCTTTTGTAGATAAACTGGTAAGACGAATTTTCTCATGTTCGCTCATGTTTTAAAACCTCCGTTGAAAAGTAAATAATTTTGCAGAATAGCCTAAGATTATTATACAATACTTTGTAACAAATGTTTTAGGAGGAGATATGTTTATGGAAAAACAATATAAGCTTATAATTCAGTTTTGCATGCAGTGAAACTACGCACCAAAAGCCGCGGGTCTCGCGGAAGAATTGTTTACACATTTTCGCTCGCAAATTACTTCATTCGAGCTTGTACCGAGTTCTAAAGGTGCCTTTGAAGTGTTCGTAAATGATGAAAAGATATACTCCAAACTTGAAACAGGAGTTTTTCCGGATACAAAGACTTTAATTAGTGATATGGAGAAATAGTGCGCAGGAGGTGAATAACCTCCTGTTTTTAGTTGATCTTTCCTAGCTACGAATATGACCAGTTGTAGAGATTCGTTTTGTGACATAACATACGAAAATAAACTCGTAGTGATATAATGAGAGAGAGTGTTTTTTGGAGGAGTTTAAAAAATGAACCATATATTGCGTCAAATACCAGCTATTCATGAGTTGCAAAAACACGTATCCTTTCAAAATTTATGTGAAATGTATAATGTCACGGTTCCGACATTAACTTCAATTTTACAGGAGCAGATACATATACTTAGAATTAATATTATAAATGGGTATGAGCCTACAACGACAATCCTTGACGAAATTTTTATTAATACGGAAGCGAGTCTAAAAAAGGTTTTCAACTCTCGCTTAAATCGCTTAATAAATGCAACAGGTACTATTTTACATACTAATCTTGGTCGCGCTCGGTTAAGTGATTCAGCTATAACGAGTGTGGTAGAAGCTAGTCGTAATTACAGTAATTTAGAATATAATATTGATACCGGAAAGCGTGGATCTCGCCATGACTTAATCGAAGACCTTGTAACACAAACCACCGGTGCTGAAGCGGCTATGGTTGTGAACAACAATGCTGCCAGCGTGTACTTAATTTTAAAAGCTTTGGCTAAAGGAAAAGAGGTAATTGTGTCACGAGGTGAATTGGTTGAAATAGGCGGGTCATTTCGAATCTCTTCGATTATGGAAGAGAGTGGGGCGAATTTAGTCGAAGTTGGTACAACTAACAAGACACATATGTATGACTATGAAAATTCTGTCAGTCCCGATACTGCTATGATTATGAAGGTTCATACGAGTAACTATAAAATTTTAGGGTTTCATAAAACAGTTCCTAGTAGTGAATTAGTTGACTTGTGTAAAAAAGAATCTATTCTGCTATATGAGGACTTAGGAAGTGGAGCCTTATTTGATTATGCTAGTTATGGAATAGGTGATGAGCCAGTAGTTGCTAAAGTATTGCGGTCAGGGATAGATGTCGTATCTTTTAGTGGAGACAAACTATTAGGAGGGCCACAGGCGGGGATTATAGCCGGCAAAAAACAAGTAATAGAAAAACTTAAAAAGCATCAATTGGCAAGAGTACTTCGTGTTGATAAAATGACTCTGGCAGCGTTAGAAGCAACTCTTCGTGCCTATTTGCGAGATGAAACAACAAGAGACATTCCTGTTGTTAGGGACATTTTAACAGATAAAGCTGTTATTAAAAGAAAGGCTTTAGACTTTATAAGCTTGTTAAAAAACTTAGCACCACAATATAGTTGCGAGCTTCATGAAGACACATCTAAGGTTGGTGGTGGTACAATGCCGGATGTAGAACTTCCCACCTGGACTGTACGAATTCAAACTGATACAATCGATGGAAATGCTTTACACGACCTATTACGAAAACAATATCATATTGTTACAAGAATTAAAGACGATATAGTGTTCCTTGATTTTAGGACGTTAACGAATGAGGAAGTTCATATTATTTCTAAAGCTCTAAAAGAATTAGGTGGAGATTAACTCCTATATACAACTTGTTCACAAGAGAACGGTACAAATGTGGTTATTTAATATATATAAGTATAAAAACAAGACTACACAATTATTATTCAAAGTGGAGCTAAAAAACGGACGTCAAATTTCTTTGACATCCGTTTTTTCGTGTGCATTATAATTTTGTTTACATTGTATTTTTGGAAAGTTCCATAAATGGGCCTCATTAATTTTCCTTACACCGTGTTTTATAGATTTAATGCTCATCCGGTTTTTGTTTCGTCATTTAAGCAAGGCGATTGAACCTTACTTACATATCATGACCTTGATTGTGCTTTTGGCGAGTATGGTTACGGTTTTTGACTTTTTTTGACCCGCTTAAGGGTGCAGGCTGTGAACCTTTGTTTGCCTTTGGGCTGTTCCGTCTC from Bacillus sp. HMF5848 includes these protein-coding regions:
- the selA gene encoding L-seryl-tRNA(Sec) selenium transferase, whose product is MNHILRQIPAIHELQKHVSFQNLCEMYNVTVPTLTSILQEQIHILRINIINGYEPTTTILDEIFINTEASLKKVFNSRLNRLINATGTILHTNLGRARLSDSAITSVVEASRNYSNLEYNIDTGKRGSRHDLIEDLVTQTTGAEAAMVVNNNAASVYLILKALAKGKEVIVSRGELVEIGGSFRISSIMEESGANLVEVGTTNKTHMYDYENSVSPDTAMIMKVHTSNYKILGFHKTVPSSELVDLCKKESILLYEDLGSGALFDYASYGIGDEPVVAKVLRSGIDVVSFSGDKLLGGPQAGIIAGKKQVIEKLKKHQLARVLRVDKMTLAALEATLRAYLRDETTRDIPVVRDILTDKAVIKRKALDFISLLKNLAPQYSCELHEDTSKVGGGTMPDVELPTWTVRIQTDTIDGNALHDLLRKQYHIVTRIKDDIVFLDFRTLTNEEVHIISKALKELGGD
- a CDS encoding small acid-soluble spore protein P encodes the protein MAEHNDFKDMRRNSPKANKGSQPAPLSGSKKVKNRNHTRQKHNQGHDM